The following DNA comes from Cellulophaga sp. HaHa_2_95.
ATACATTTGTCTTGAACAGAAGAAGGGTTAATCAGTTTTTTGTAATGAACAGAAAGTGACTTTATATTTTCTAATTCTTGTGTATATGTCTCGTCTTTTTCGACATATAACTTCTTAAACTCTAGATAAACTTTATTCTTATTTGGTATTTTCTTGTTACGCAAAGTTAAATAATCTCTGATGTATTCGGAAACTAAAGATTTTTGTTTAACTATATCTCTTGCATTATCTTCAATCGGATTCCAAATTTGTTCAAATACTTTATTTTGATTTAAAGGGTCTAAATCCATCAAAATATAATTTCTAATTAAATCAGATTGTGATAAATCTAATCCTGTAGAATTTAAACTTTCAAAAATACGCTGCGGATCATCTTTACCTCTCTCTAAAGATACTTCAACAAAGATTAATCGCTTTAAACCATTCAGAATTATATTAAAATTATCCTTAGTGATAAAACTTCTAAAATAATTAAAATTCTCAATTACATTAGAATAGTTATTAAATTCGTTTTCCGTACCATACATTATCGTTTTAAAAGCTAAGGAATTACTATCTGTTTGTTTAAGTTTTAACTTACTAGATTCTCTTTGCACATATTGATTGGTTAAAAACATATTTAACACCATGTCAGAATCATTTGGCATGTTATTCTCCTTAGCAAAACGAAATAAAGCTACATATATAATGTTAATAGTAGTTAAGCGTTGCTGACCGTCAATAATCACCAATTCCTTTACTTCACTAGTACTGTAAATGCCCTCATGGATAAAAACAATACTGCCTATAAAATGTGTTCCCCTATTATTGATCTCTACACTTACAATATCATTAATTAGCTCTTTACATTCGCTATTTGTCCAATCATAATTACGTTGATAAACAGGTATTACAAACTGAACGTTTTGGGCCTGTAAAAAACTTGTTATTGGTAGTTCATTTGCTTTCATGGATTATTTATATAAAATAAATACTTATTCGTTTTTCTATTAAAGGTTATATTTTTCCTTAGCACTATTCCAGTTCTTTCTGAGAATTGGTTTATCTACACTAGTTTGTTTGTTAGACAGTTCTCCTGAAAAATGACAAAACTTTTCACTATAGGTTTTATCGCCAAATTTACTCCACAATTTATAAGCTTCTGGACATAATGGTTTTTTAGGATTAAAAGGAATTGGCTTGCCTGTTCTAATACAGAATCCCATTGACACCGAACTATTTGTATCCGATTTTTCTTTTAATGGTTTAAGTACTTTTTTAGCTACTCTAGCTTTTATTCTTTTGCTCTCAAAAAACTCAGACAACTTATCTTCTTTGGTCTTTGACTTGACATAATTTTGTTTAAGACCCAATAATGTTTTTTCAAATTTTGGTATACGTTGAAACAAAATTTCTGACTGTTCAATCACTCTTAGAAAATAGTTTGAGGCCTTTTTATCATAACTATCTCCTCCTGTAACATTTGTGACAAGATCTTGAGCTATTTCTCCTAACAATGTCGTTTTACTTAAGACACCAGCCTCAATATTGTTATCTTGAGAGAACTCATATAAATTCATAGAAGTTAAAATTGCAGATGTTTCATTAGCATAGTATTTAGCGTGAAGTCTTTTTTCGTATCTAATTTCAATATTTGGAAATTCTTTGAAAAAATCGAAGTCCTCCTTTTTCATACTTTTAGACATATCTAGTTCATTTTTCCCAAAGACAACAATGATTTTTAATTTGGGATTTTCGAATTTAGCTTTAAGTGTTGAAGAATATCTATTATGCAGTTTTATATATGGTGATATTAAAATAATCTGCTCTTTTGCACTCTCAAATATTCTTTCTATTTCAGTATTTAGTTCGTTTCCTGTTAAAAATTGAGCCATATAACTATATTATTTTTGGTTGATAAATTGATTGTTAATTATTAACTGTTTTCTATAATTTTTATTTCATTTACAGTTAAGCCATATTACTTATCTACCAGGACAATAATTTATTTATCACTTTCGTATAATTTTATTAATACTCAAAAGAAACCATCTAATAATCTTAATAGATTTCATAATGGAGTTTTAAGAATATTTAGCATAAAAATCCTACAAGTAAATAATAACAAATATCATAAACTATCACAACATAGTTCTGCGGTTTCCCGCAGTATTGCAAATAATTTATAAAATAAGGGAGAAATTGAGTGTGAAGGCCTAGTAAATTCTACTATATCTGCATTGTGTGAAATAGCAAAAGCTTTAGAAGTTCATTTAAAGTATTCCTTAAACATCAAATAGCTATTTATACTACATTTTATTGTTTTTAAGCCAGTAGGTTTACGACCACTTTAACCATCATGTCATTATCGTTAGGGTGGCATTGCGCTATCATTACGATAAGGGCTACTACCGTAGTATCTGCCACTATTTATTCTCCATTTTTAGCGTACAATAAATGATTACGTTCCAAGAACCACTCAAAAATGAAGACAGCTATACGATTGTTGTCCTCTGTAAAAGAGTGGTTTTTGACTACAAAATAGAACAAGTTCGCCGCTTTTTTTCGGTAGTTTTATACAGGTCTACCCCATTAAAAGTTTATGTTTAAATTATTTATTTCTATTCAGAACACTAATTACTAAACGTGTTACCGTTTGCATTTCTTCTGGTTTGCTAGAAGCTATAAATAATGTTAAACTGGCTAATGTATCATTACTAATTATGGGTTGCTGCTCACTATTAAACAACATGCTGTTTTGTTGTAAAAACTTTAAAAAACAAGCCGCTGCGATACGCTTGTTGCCATCTACAAACGAATGGTTTTTTACTACAAAATATAAAAGCATAGTTGCTTTTTCTTCTAAACTTGGGTAAAAATCATCAGCTCCAAATCCTTTTCTTATTTGCGCCACAGAACTCTGGAAACTTTTATCTTTTTCTTTTCCAAAAACATCAGAATCAAACTCCGTTAGCATTTGGTTAATTATCCCCTGATAATCGTCTAAACTTGGGTAATTGGCCTCTTTTGTTGTTAGTCCTTTAGCATCTAATTGTTCATGATCGTAATCATCTAACAAGCTTAATCCTTTAGCAAAAAGAGTTAACCATTCGTTATCTTCAGTTTTTTCTTCAATAGCACGACTTAAAATTTGAATCCCACTTTTTAAGACTTTTACTTCTTGTTCTTTTTGTTCTAATCGTTTTTGGTTAACAGTATATCCTTTTACCAAATGGTCTTTTAAGGTTTGAGTCGCCCAAATACGGAATTGTGTGCCTTGTTTTGACTTTACTCTATAACCTACCGATATGATAACATCTAAATTATAGTATTTAACGTTTTTAGATTGTGTTTTCCCTTTAATAGCGCCATGTTGTGTGGTGTGTCGGAAATCCCGACATACCATATCTTCCATTAACTCTCCTTCTTTAAAGATATTATTAATATGCTCTGTTATGGTCGTCCTTCCTTTATTAAAGAGTTCGGCCATTTGCGCTTGTGTAAGCCAAACCGTTTCTTCCTCAAATTGTACATTAATTTGAGTAGAGCCATCTTGAGCTTGATAAATTTCTATTTGGTTTTTTATCTCCATATATTTTCAACTGTCGCATATTTTACGACAGTTGGTTGTTATTGTTGTTACGCAACGTAACCGTTGTATTCGTTCATATATTCTTTTACAATAAGACTGTTTATACGTCTTACATCGGCTGTATTAATGTCAATCTTTTGTTCTTTTTTAAATTGGCTAACTACTAAACGCATCACCATTTTCTCTACATAACTCTCGTTTTCTAACAACTTAGTGTTTTGCAGAATCTCTTTATCTACTGCTGTTCTTAATCCTTTTAAAGCAGCAAACAATTTATGTTCACTTGCTGTTAATGGGTCTTTTTCCATTAAGCGTTTATGAATTCGTGCATACTTCGAATCGCAATCATATTTCGCATTTAATAATTGATTTTCGAGGGGAATTCTATCAATATTTAAAGATATCAATTTACAACACATACAGTATCATTACTTATAACCAAATATCATAAAATGAAATCATCGAATACTGTGGAAAACCGCAGTGTGGTGTTATTTTTATAATAATCGTTGAAATTAGCGGCAAAACTGTTTTGGCAAAAGATCTTTATTTAGATTTAGTTACCAGCACCGCTATACTATTTATATTTTTTAAACGTTCTTTTTTTCTAAACGTTTTTTTATTATGCAAATTCAAAAAATTGCCTTCATATTATTTTGTTGCACACTAATTTTCGGGTGTTCTAAAAAAGAAGATTCTGTTGAAAAAATTGCAACTATTCCGGCGTCTATAACCATAACTAATTTTGAAACAAGAATTAATGAAAGGCCTGAAACAGGTTCGCTAATAGGTAACATTGAGGCAACTACAGATGTAGGTACTTTGACATATAGTTTAAAAGAACAATCTCCAAAAGAAGCTTTGGCTATCGATTCCAAAACAGGTGCCATTTCTGTTAATAATTCAAGCCTTTTTGATTATTCTGTTACTACCAAAGTTACAGCTATAGCTTTGGCAACAGTGGGTGACGTTGAAAAAGAAGCTTCCGTAATTATTAATCTTGATGACGTTACTGAAATTATCTTTCAAGACATCAATTTTAAAAATGCCCTATTAAGACACTTTAATCCAACAATTGATACTAATAAAGATGGTGAAATTTCTACTACGGAAGCGGAAACTATAGAAAAGATAGATGTAAGTGGTAAAGAAATTTCAGACCTGAGTGAAATTGAGTATTTTACGGCCTTAACACAATTAGATTGTCACCGCAATTCCCTGACTGATTTAGATATTTCTAAAAATACACTTTTGACCCGTTTGAATTATAACTACAATGATATTTTAGATGTAGATATATCTAAGCATTTAGATTTGATTGAATTGAGATGTGCTTCAAATGACATTGGAATTTTAGATGTATCTAAGCATACAAAATTGGAAGAATTAGAATGTGGTTCAAACGGACTGACTAGTTTAGATATCTCGAATAATTTAAAATTAACATCCCTAGAATATAGTGGTAATAATATTCCGTTTTTAGATGTTTCACAACTTACTGAATTAGAGTTTTTAGATTGCCGACAAAGTAATGTGACTACTATGGATATCTCCTCTAACTTAAAGTTAAAAAAACTTTGGTGTAATGATAATGAACTAAGTAGTTTAGATGTTTCAAATAATACAGTTTTAGAAGAATTTTCTTGTGGCAACAATCGCCTAACTAATTTGAATGTTGCAAATAATGAAGAGTTAAGCTATCTATCTGTTTATTTTAATCAATTAACCACATTAGATCTAAGCCAAAACTTAAAGTTGCTTTTTTTAAGATGCGGTAGCAATAAATTAACCACGTTAGATGTTTCAAATAAT
Coding sequences within:
- a CDS encoding phospholipase D family protein, whose product is MAQFLTGNELNTEIERIFESAKEQIILISPYIKLHNRYSSTLKAKFENPKLKIIVVFGKNELDMSKSMKKEDFDFFKEFPNIEIRYEKRLHAKYYANETSAILTSMNLYEFSQDNNIEAGVLSKTTLLGEIAQDLVTNVTGGDSYDKKASNYFLRVIEQSEILFQRIPKFEKTLLGLKQNYVKSKTKEDKLSEFFESKRIKARVAKKVLKPLKEKSDTNSSVSMGFCIRTGKPIPFNPKKPLCPEAYKLWSKFGDKTYSEKFCHFSGELSNKQTSVDKPILRKNWNSAKEKYNL
- the rhuM gene encoding virulence protein RhuM/Fic/DOC family protein, with protein sequence MEIKNQIEIYQAQDGSTQINVQFEEETVWLTQAQMAELFNKGRTTITEHINNIFKEGELMEDMVCRDFRHTTQHGAIKGKTQSKNVKYYNLDVIISVGYRVKSKQGTQFRIWATQTLKDHLVKGYTVNQKRLEQKEQEVKVLKSGIQILSRAIEEKTEDNEWLTLFAKGLSLLDDYDHEQLDAKGLTTKEANYPSLDDYQGIINQMLTEFDSDVFGKEKDKSFQSSVAQIRKGFGADDFYPSLEEKATMLLYFVVKNHSFVDGNKRIAAACFLKFLQQNSMLFNSEQQPIISNDTLASLTLFIASSKPEEMQTVTRLVISVLNRNK